The DNA segment CAGGCCAGATATCAGCTTAACAGCACAAACAGCGCTATTAAGGCAGGAGCGAGAATAAGGGCCAACCATACACACAGCGTTCGGTTTTGTCTTTCGCTTGCTGTTTCTGTTGAAGTCATGTGCCAAACGGCCCGGAAAATTTCCCTAATGCTTAGCAGTGCGAAACAGCCGCAAGGCAAGATAAACTCGACGGGGAAGCTTCAAAGTGAAATTATTAACCGAAATACAGCCAGACGCGTACCGGAGGCctcattgtagtagacattgatgcgctccaactggaggtccgaatcaccatggtacgccccgctcggatcgatgccatgctcatcggaaatcacctcccaaaactgcagacgggaaaaGATTTCAGTAATTAGAGTGGCGTCACATCGCGCAGTGGCGGCAGTCAAATCATATTTAGAGGCTGTAattcacagcgaaagcaacatATAACTGCTACAGTTCCACTTGTCAACTGGTTTTTGTAGTCAACTCGTCAACTGCCATCGATTCTCACCCGCCATGTGTCTTGCTGATGGCGGAAAACCGGAAGGGCCTAAGATCGCTTGAGGCTTTTGGATTGCATCATACGCGAAAACTAGGTCgcgcgaaaaaaaattccggcaaagaatcttcgccgatcgctttgcggcagtcatttgccataaaactgttccatgtcacctcaccgccaagaccgattgtctcgaattttttacAACCGGGAATAATGTCTGAGCTATATGCCATAACACAACAATATCTCAACGCTCTCAAAGCGCGAGCAGTAATTAAAAGGTCAGAGCGAAAGGAGTGGTCAAGAACAAGAGCCTTCGATGAGCATTAGCTAGGGCTCAACATTGTCCAACGCAAAAAGGCCACAACTTAGAACGAAAGCAGTACGTCTGCTAAAAGCCGCGACTGCTTTACAGGCAACTGCTTTCGCCCGTATCCTGAAACGAGATTCTAGTACGTGGCGTTTAGGACGCAACGTAATCACCAACGTAAAAAGCGCCGGGACCGGCACTGGGACCGAAAGGCAACCGCGATCCCCTGAGCCGTGAAATAACCCGCGAGGTGGTAGAGGTGGCTTACCTTCGCCCCAATCTGgttgccacactggcctgtctgaatgtggactatctcgcgcatgttcgatgccactccgagactaagctgtcaagatgccgactgcctgcccgggtcaagggtccacgtatttgtagccttgcgccgcatcaacgctcacttcttcctcaactcTGTTCCTATGTGCACGCGTGTCAACTCAATAGCGCATAAAGTAGTGCCGCAGCCTGTTCCTGCCATGGTAAATGCGTTTCAGAGCTTATATATAAGGCCTTCAGTTCACGTACAGGATGCCGTGTAAAGGATATGCGCCGTACAACGCGAACTATTTTTCGTTTCGCAAAGCTTCCGGCACAACGGGGTTCTCTCAACTGGCTCCAGGGGCGAACCCGGCCTCTTCTACTTTCTTTTCTCGGTGCTCGAAGTTGATTTCGCTCGAAAGAACTAACGTACATTCTGCAGCATAATCTTTTCACTTTTCTAGCCTTTCGATTTGTGCGCGTGCGGTCGGTTCTAAAGTTTGAATGTTACCGACCGATTGGAAAACTTTActtcgtcatcatcagcagcagcagcagcagcctgactgtagcCCCAAGAGGTTAGGGACCTGAGTCCAGGGCCTCATTATCTGTTCCAATCGGGGTTGCCTGGTCGATCAGTCTGCGCTGGTCATCCTGGTTTGAGCTCTCGAAACAGTGGCTTCCCATTGGGAGCAAGGGGTTGGGTGTGGTATGGGAGGTTGGGTTGGGGGTTTGGgtgggtcattatcatcatcgtcgtcatcatcccgactacgctcactgcaggagaaaggcttctcccatggctctccaattattcctgtcctttgccagcggcgcccaccttatgcctgcaaacttcttaatctcatccgcccacctaaccttctgccaaacgttgccaggttcagattgggtggctatgcgccaatatatgcctggtgaacagcaagcgattaacacagacaatttgcgcagaaattgtTCATCCGGGCAGTGATTTTACTAGGTGTAATGttcgatacttttgatggatcatgCAATTCTTTAGTAAATGGGGATTCACAATACGGGCCTCTTGCCGTTCCTTGGTCCGGGCGGAgttctgctttcggtgcgttaggcatgcacactgcccgcggacaattgcctgatgttggtgaacgtagcacggcgacaggccgtgcgtatgcctaatccacttacagccgcttgctccgacctccagcatcacaggtgctgataacaggattagacatgctCATCACCTTTcactgtgcgacgttcaccaacatggcagccaaggatccggggtccgccgtcagaaaaaaggatatcggaatttctgctggaacccctggtgcgcagataaccggggccaatgtaccctgtccactcactcccccaccgtgggtacgtaccattcaaccagaggccaaaatcatcatcatcatcaaccggggccaggccagatacgggccaggcgcgaacttaacgaactgaaagtagaacgtcacgcgaagcctgtttcgagacacaaaaactggtctccagattttctttttagtaattgtcgagtttaacgtctcgaaccgacacatggggtatgaggaacaccgtagtggagagctgcagaataatttagcccaaatggggatcttaacatgcgccacttgtcactgcagcacacgggtatttttgtattacgcttccatcaaaatatggccgccgcggcaggaatcgaactggcgaccttggtatcaacagacgaccgccaaaggcactgcggcgtctccgatatggggttcatcgtgtaaacagaccttaacataacgtaagaggaacaaaattggagccttcctcaatagccatggatatccgcatacctagtgtacagaattaagcgaaaaatggttgcatttgcgccttccccgtgctgtgcatcaaaacaggtgtttaaaataacttcctgtgaattaaacatcaggccCCAGCAGCAAACCAGACAATTCCTTACCAGCATTTGTAACGGTGGCAAGCTGAGTGCGATTTGGTACGGGCCTCCTTACGTTCGAAATTGTTCATTAACTGGATTAAATATGCTGAGTATTTTTTTGTGAGAACACGACTCTGACCCCTCTCTCGCGAAATTCAGTAcatacaattttaacagcttttcagagtatgttgcaaagcttgcgcattgcttcccgcgttaaggcttccaaggtgccgcagcatcgagcaggcgtttccattacgctcgtccaaccaggatcagttgtaacgatactcacgaattgtaaaaacgaagtgagtacacaaaaagatacgcgactacagtgaggagagcaatggatttgtcgtaatgtcttcccttctgccgtaACATGGGCTTACGTTTTGCGGTGGTATATTTATAAATGCGACACCTACCCCaaacccgatctgcgctgaataattataataattgattttttgggggaaaggaaatggcgcagtatctgtctcatatatcgttggacacctgaaccgcgccataagggaaggaataaaggagggagtgaaagaagaaatgaataggcgccgtagtggagggctccgaaataatttcgaccacctggggatctttaacgtgcactgacatcgcacagcacacgggcgccttagcgtttttcctccataaaaacgcagccggcccggtcgggttcgaacccgggaactccggattagtagtcgagcgccctaaccactgagccaccgcggcgggcatctgcactgaaggagtaggtgatttgtggtcaaccgtctttggttctcgttggtctcgcaaggttaatGACTCACTCCCATAAAGAGGGGTCAGCTCAGAATCCGTCGAAGGccaagaagtgcgtaaaaagtgtactttatattatttaaaggaaatttgagtttttagagatgaacacatcgcggaacgtcgcaaacctcctcttcctcatctttgggtgaatcatgagcttgccgttaaaaaatataaacactgatcgaacagttcgtttatgcggttgaatgtaagtaaataaatgttatttgagTCATTAATTCGTTGTGCTTACCCAAATGAAGCTTTAGAACTTGCATACGCTCGGAGTGCCTTGTGCTTGTCAGTGaatggaacgaggaaaacgctacggacgaggatgatgagcgcagtgtaggtcgtaatttctaatctgtagcatatttccttgccatgagatgccTAACATTTCTTGTATACTGAGAAagaatttgatatatatatatatatatatatatatatatatatatatatatatatatatatatatatatatatatatatatatatatatatatatatatatatatatatatatatatatatatatatatatatatatatatatatatatatatatatagaaagcgGCTCTTCTAGGGGGAGGGGCAGAAATTCTGTAACATATACTATTGTTTCTGGTATACAGTCTGCGAGTTATACATgataaaaaatttatattttgcgctttgcagaccatctgtatatatgcactgaacagcatttttttctttttcagcatcgctgaatgtggcacaaaATTCGCGTAGCTTACTCTATTGACACGTTTTGTGATACTTGAACTGCACCAAATATAATTTTATGAGCTGTTCGCACGCCTGATTCTGATAGTGTATGTAACGGGTGCGGAAAGTCTAGTATTTTTCTTCTTGGCAGCCGtctccagactcatacattccaGAACCCAGTTATGTGTAGACTTGATTATCCGCCACAATATTCAAATGTGTGCAAGCTATGTCACCACAACGCGGATCTCAACCATATATATTGGAAATGCCCTTTTGCccccctggagggaaaaaaatgtctgtcgcttgaccaatgggaggctctccgtttcagcaccgatctgatgattcagacaagggtcgtacaactggccgaagacgccaCCACAAGTCAGGACATTCTGGCTgtcgtttaggcgaggggcctaaagcctctcaaactgttggaaataaaagttttacaatccatatgcagccaaaattgtgcgttgcggactatacactgcgtgcggactgtataccggatattacggtaaggcgataaaaatgcaacGAGTTCCAATCCAGCAGTTCACGAGTTGTcgccgaatttcgcgttacactgccgcgacctggatgctttttgaccacgaaaatcctcgcagtcgccgacgACAACAGATGGTACAGATCCTTCACAGTAACGTCGAGTCGCAgacaatcagtcgtaattacaccagcggtagccccatcgagaaggcttcccaaatattccgccatggggttaccagctgagaaccacttaccatgacatgggctctacacaccgggaatcaaatcacgaacgccacagctcgcggtcataaaaccaagcggtagtcgacgaagtgggaacctatcctgtaatgcaaacgtactacggagacatacttgcgcccctcagggacatcaggaagcgctttcatacctgccatgcaaaacttggaaggatcacttaagctccgccctaagggtataacgcggtagcgcaatcggttaattaccatatatgcaaacggtcgttctctactttgcatccaaaaatacctgggcattcaatacctgggcaatcaagatcttgcgatttttcactcacaacaccgaaaacacgaacatcggcactagattttcgggtgaacggggcctttaccgctatcgcgttaagagctcgtgatgctgacgctaaactgctatagagacaaagagctgtttacgccaggccctcgccggaaatatcgctcccgcttccaaccatagggctttcagatcacgaaagcTCGCGTGGCTTCCAAAGCACCTACCCTCTGTTTCTGTGGACACCACGCTAAGGGATTCTGAATCAATAGCGCCGAATTCAACACGGGTAATATTCGTTGAGTATTAAGGATTGAGGGCTCATCACAGTGGCGAATCGCCAAAGCCTTTGGCGACGAACCTTTCTGCGCTGCGTCCCGGGTTAGGGCTATGCCGCTCCCAGAAGAACGAGATATGGGCCTTGTGGTTCGATCGCTACAGTTTCAGCAGCCCCGAGGAGCTCGACTATCGCTGAACAATGAATTGGTCAAGCAGCCTCAAATGCTACTTGATGTCCTGTCGGCGTCTTCTCATCGTGTTTTCCTTCCCTCAAGTAGAAGAGCCTCTCAAGGAAAGTGATACGATCGTCCTAGTATTGACGAAGATCCCGTCACTGATGTTTTTGTTAAAAATCGTAAAAGTATGAAACAAAAGATGATGGCTAGATAATACGCCAAAAAAACTCAGTCAAATAACCCTGAGAATAATAAGCAAAATGTATTCTCCGAAGCGATGTTCTAAAAACCGGCTCGTCTCATATCAGTTTCGACAGCACagagaatttgccacatcatcAGACAGGAAGTATCCGAGACCAATAATAGCTCATCAAAACTTGTTTTCCTTAAGATCACCTTGCGTTCGCTCTAAAAGTGGTTCGATGAGAAGCTTTTAACAGATTTTAGAGTTTAGTCAAAATGTCGAAAACGCCAGTCacacggctatttacagatgtgcgcacattgcaatacagtaaggTTTAGCTGCTTTGCAAGACCATCCTTGTGACGCAGTCCGGGCCTACGACATACTAAAGTGCACAAGCACCTGGCTCAAAAAGAAGGATCCATGACAAACAAACACTTTACtgtaaagcgaaagaaaaaagcgctgcacacaaaaaactaggcctctgcctgggtctccTCGAATTCCCCCTCGTCCTCAGGtgtggcctcctggtactgttggtattctgaCACCAGGTCGTTCAAGTTGGACTCTGCCTCGATGAACTCATactcgtccatgccctctccAGTATACCAatgcagaaaggccttgcggcggaacatagctgcaaaaaaaatataTCAAGCAGGCCGGGTCACACTCCTAGAACTGTCCCCGAAAATGCGCTGTCCCAGAAACTCGACAGCAATGGGTACCTacaatgaaagcatgtgcttttaagaagcactttcaaatcaaacacgATGGTCACCTGTAAACTGCTCGGAGATCCGCCTGAAAAtctcttgaatggctgtgctgttcccaatgaaagtagcagacatcttcagacctcgaggcggtatgtcacagacagctgtctttacgCTGTTCGGGATCCATTCAACGAAGTGACTCGACTGCTTGTTCTGgatgttgagcatctggtcatcgacttcccgcatgctcatttggcctctgaagactgcagcaactgtcaggtaacgaccgtggcgggggtcgcaagcagccatcatgtttttggcatcgaacatctgttgcgtcagctccggcacagtcagagcccggtactCCTGGCAGCCGCGGGACGTGAGTGGAGCAAATCCAGTCAGGAAGAAGTGGAAgcgagggaagggcaccatgttaacggccagcttgcgaagatcagcattcagctgcccaggaaatctgtgaggaatgggacggtgcttgattagaagcccgcttaattcacaaggggagagagaatttacAGAAGTATGTTGGGCGCTCTTGTTTGGGAGAAGTCAGAACAAAATTGTGGTAAGATTATGGAGCAGCTACAACGGTCAGTGgaggcatcttgtagaatgtcgcgattgttgcgcgctgttcattcaaagcttttgaatatcgggtcatcaaattttaaattcagttctcttcacgccagtgcagaaaacgaagcccaatgaaagaacgaactcatgaaaatttcagaagtgacatagtttacactttgccagtctGTTCTAGAGAACATTCAAACTGCATGCCTGTTATCTGCCTCAGCCAAATTACAACGGCGGAGAAACAAACCAGCTCCAGTAAGATAACATGATTTCTTCGGTTGCTGGTTTCGATTCAttggcaaaatcacaaaaaataaaaatggattcttCACGTGGTCACTGCTTCGTATCCAGCTTCAAAGGTTATACAAATTACTACATTAGGAGAACATCGATGGGTATTAACTTCACCGGTCTGCCGGTTGTCGTGGCACTTTAGAATTATGTGATCGTTCTCCAGGCCCTAAACCACCATCTCCCAACAATGGCAACCAGTATTTATTAAATACTGACTGCTCAGCAGGCTAATGTTGTACTCTGCTCCCAACGTCCTCAGAAAGTGCCACTATTTATCGAAGAAAAACTTCCATACCAAAACGTGGGAATTTGTATTCCCTTTTCCCAAAGAGAAAACGGGGATAACTGATTTCAATGTACGTGATGCTTTATATGGAGGTCCTGTACGCTAGGATTAAGGAgctgaacgagataaatgtgcGCTTTATAAAGGAGAAAAAGTTCAAAAAGTATTCTCCACTGACACACACCTAAATTATTTCCAAGAGATTTGAGATGTTTGCTTTTGAACAGAGTAGTTTTTCATCATTTACAGCGCGAGGCCTTAATTTACCTTTTCGCCTCATGGGTTTTTTGAGGTACAGTGGTTAAACACGGCCATTTTATTCCCAATGTGTGCAATCGCATGCCGTAGATTAGGCGCCGCTCCATTATTCCCGACGACAGCCGCCTTCTCGttattgctgccgctgccgaattcactttccttgaagtgcttttcaaagcttccttgagcagctgcttggctggctatagcaggtgcggtgtttgttagtttttatgcggacggtgagggtgcttttatttgctttcttgctcgtcattgtattttccgaaaatattgccaccacatgcacttcatacatggagattagctgtaatgtattactctaaatattttgtaaaagaccttggcgaccgcagtctttgcagtgcttgttccataTTGAACCGATAACTGCCGTCGGAACTAGCAATTCGGCGGATGGTGTCGACCTCTTTGGGCTCTTTATGAACATGCATGAGGCGCTTAAGTGACCCCTTGAACGAAGCTGAGAAATACttacctcaggcatgtggtcacacccgacatcgttgcagaaaccaagtggttaaggtctccgtaggtgggagtcgtgagcttcagcgtccggaagcaaatgtcgtagagtgcttcgttgtcgatgcagtaggtctcgtcggtgttctccacaagctgatgcattgacaaagtagcattgtagggctcgacgacagtgtccgaaacctagaggtagccgcaggaagagaatgagaactttgtgcataccgactaatcaaaattcaaggaagGCGCCTTATAAATCAAGGCCGAAATGTCATGTTTGCtttgtttcaaagatgctgaaattgggtcctgcagataatgtcacacacctttggagagggcactacact comes from the Amblyomma americanum isolate KBUSLIRL-KWMA chromosome 1, ASM5285725v1, whole genome shotgun sequence genome and includes:
- the LOC144132324 gene encoding tubulin beta-4 chain-like; the encoded protein is MREIVHIQTGQCGNQIGAKFWEVISDEHGIDPSGAYHGDSDLQLERINVYYNEASEGKYVPRAILVDLEPGTMDAVRSGQFGQLFRPDNFVFGQSGAGSNWAKGHYTEGAELVDSVLDVVRKEAESCDCMQGFQLTHSLGGGTGSGMGTLLISKIREEYPDRIMNTYSVVPSPKVSDTVVEPYNATLSMHQLVENTDETYCIDNEALYDICFRTLKLTTPTYGDLNHLVSATMSGVTTCLRFPGQLNADLRKLAVNMVPFPRFHFFLTGFAPLTSRGCQEYRALTVPELTQQMFDAKNMMAACDPRHGRYLTVAAVFRGQMSMREVDDQMLNIQNKQSSHFVEWIPNSVKTAVCDIPPRGLKMSATFIGNSTAIQEIFRRISEQFTAMFRRKAFLHWYTGEGMDEYEFIEAESNLNDLVSEYQQYQEATPEDEGEFEETQAEA